The DNA region CATGACGGCGTTCAGCAGCCCGATTGACGGCTTGTCGCTGATCTGGAGCGCCTGTTCGGCGAACATGTCGGCGATCCCGAGCGACGCTCCTTCATAACCCAACGCGATTGCGGCCCTGCCGCGAACCCACACCCTGGTATCGATGTTCTCGGAGCGGTCCGCTGCGATTACAGCGTTCCGATACCAGGTGACCGCCTTTGAGCCGTCCGCGCCGGGGAATGTCTTCGCGAAGAGAGTCATCAGCTTGGCGACGATCTCCCACATCCGAGATGAATCCAATTGCTGCTGTGCGACCACGAGGTCGCCCGCTAGCCTGCGCTGTATCTCCGCTGCGCCTTCGGTCATATAGTCGGTGCCGTAGGTCGCCAATCGGTCTCGCCATGCCTCGATGTCCGGGCCGCCACCTCTGAGCGCCGCATCGAATCCGTGAGCTATGAGATCGGACGCGATGACAGGAGCTATCGCCGTGGCGGCTAATGAGCTGATGAAAGCACGGCGATCCACTTTCGCTCCCTCCAGCACCTGACGGGGCACTTCGAGGACCGCCGCCAACTGTGCCAACCAATACGGCCCGGGAGTTCGTTTCCCCCGCTCCCACCGGGACACGTCCTCCCTGGTCGCGGTCGCGTGTCCAGAGGCTTCGCACAACTCGTCAGCCAGTCGCGCCTGCGACCACCCCAAGGACGTTCGCAGCTCACGGACCAGCGCTCCGACGGCGTTTGAACTCACCTATCCATCTTGGCGGTCACGGTGCCAGTTCGGGAGCCGATCCGTAGGGGCCAATCCCGGGGCCATTCACCGGACCGTCGGGGCGATGCGGGTGGCCGCGGTGATCACGCGGTCGAAAGCGTCGCCATCCTTGGGGTCGTAGAGGCCTGCGAGGAGCTTGAGGACGAGCTTCATCATCGTCTTGCGAGGTAGGCCGTACTTGGTGGCCGCACGCATCACCGCGGGGTTGCCGATGAGCTTGGAGAAGATGTTGCCCAGCCGGTAGTAGCTGCCCAGCGCCTCCCGCAGCGCGACCGGGTAGCCGTGCAGGGCCTTC from Alloactinosynnema sp. L-07 includes:
- a CDS encoding helix-turn-helix domain-containing protein, with the protein product MSSNAVGALVRELRTSLGWSQARLADELCEASGHATATREDVSRWERGKRTPGPYWLAQLAAVLEVPRQVLEGAKVDRRAFISSLAATAIAPVIASDLIAHGFDAALRGGGPDIEAWRDRLATYGTDYMTEGAAEIQRRLAGDLVVAQQQLDSSRMWEIVAKLMTLFAKTFPGADGSKAVTWYRNAVIAADRSENIDTRVWVRGRAAIALGYEGASLGIADMFAEQALQISDKPSIGLLNAVMGKAHAAALRGDFGAARELLAEGRRVFDKTGSDDGACGGPRRRG